From the Alphaproteobacteria bacterium genome, the window TGGATGAGGCAGCCCTCCACCAACTTGCGGTCGGCGGCGCTTAATACGCTGTCGAAAATTAGAATATCGCTAATCCAACCCATAAAGGAACGCTGGGCGCTGCTTGTGTTATCGTTGAAGATGTAACCGCCGGTAATAGATTCATCAGCTCGTAGCACCGCGTCTTTATCAATCAGAGTGCCGTTCTTATAAGTTTCCAGATTATTGCCATCATAAATCGCGGAGCATAAAACAGCATCGCTATTGCCATTATTGAAGATTCCACCACCACGATAAGCAGTCGTTCGCAGCACATCAGGTGTGTCTCGTGTTTGCCGAATTGCAAAGGCAGAACTGGCACTCGTAGCACTGCCAAATGCCAGCGCAGCATTAAGTGCGCTTTCGGGTGTTGGATCAGCCTTTGAAACATCTGCCTTTAGCACCACAAATATGGAATAATAATCACCAAGTTTAATCGGATGCGTAAAATTCAGAACACGGCTTTTCCCATCACTATAAAGAGCAGGTTTGTTGTTAATACCGTTTCTAATATAGACTGGCTGCTGTGTTATATCTGATTGTAACGCGTGATTTTCAAAGCCGCTTTTATCCTGCCACTGGCTGACATTATTCGACTTGTCTAGCAGAAGTGAAGTCACATCGCTCGCATCAAACCAAACCTTAACGCCAGCAACACCGCATGGGTTGGGGTCACCTAGAACATCCAGCGAAAGTATTTGCCGGAACTCCTGCGCCATCGGGTCATCGAAGCCATTTTGATATCCATATGCGTTTCTCATGACGGCTACCAATTCCAAGGGCCGCGTGGCTGCAGATATTGCATGGTGGTGCGGATCACCCCACCGGTGAAATTGCTGCCATTGGCGGTCAGGCGCACTGCCGTATCTGAATAAAATGCGGTCGGGCCGATGATTCCGATATTGGTAGAATCTTGGCCTATACCGATAGAGCCGCCGAACTTGCTGGTTTCACCGGCAATGCCAACATCAAATGAAGTAGCGCCGGTCACAGCAGTTAGCACACGTACATTCACGGTAAGAAGGATAGATCGGTTAGGAATAGTGATAGTGGTATCCTTAAATGCACCGGAATCCACCGTGACATCTTCCTGCTGGTGGCCAACCCGCAGATATTCTCCGGTGTCTTTCATGATTAGGCCAAATGGCACCCAGCCAGAGCCGTCATAAGCATATCTGCTGTCAGAGGCTTCAACAAACGCATCCATCCATTTGAATGGTGTATAAAACACCCAGCCACCAGTGAGATACTGTGCCAGGTTATCTTCCTCGCCAGCAAAATCACCAGTGGCACTTGCACCCACAATATACAGATCACCCTCTGTTGGGCTGCCTGGCGGTGCGCTGGCAATATCTGCCACCACCGGTGTTACAAAAGCATCTAGGCGATTCAGCCCGTCATTATGCGTCACTTCTTTTTGAGCCTGCGCTGTGACAATATATGGTAATTGCAATCTTCCTGTGCTACTCATAATCACTCCATGAGGTTGATATGTTTAATAAAATTATGATGATCTCGGTTATGGGCATACTGCTGCTATCTGCCGCAACTGCCACAGCACACCCTGGGCGCACTAACTCAGAAGGTTGTCACAATGACCGTAAAAACGGCACTTATCACTGCCACTAAATGGTAGCCTCGGCTGCATAGCCACGGCCTACCACCGCAGAGAGTTGATAGATTTTTACATCTAAACTGCTTTGCGCCGATCCAAAATCCGTGGTTTGCTCTGCTGCCGTGTAACTGGCTGTAGGGCTGATGACTTCAATGGTTCGCACCACATTACCACCATCAAGGATATCCACTTCGTAAAGCTCGGATTCTTCACCCAGCGGGATGCCAACACCATCGCGCCATTCGCTATCCACGCGGGAACGGCGAATCCAATCGATAGTGAGGTTATCACTACCATCGCGGCTGCCTTCCACATGCACCGGTGCAAATGGTTTTAAGTTTCGTCCGGTGTAAGTAAAGGCTTCTTCATCCGTGGTGGTCAGTGTATTTCCCACGCTCACTGCTTTATAATACAGCTCGCGCCCGATCAGGTTGTTGGCAATGGCCGTGGTGTAGAGTGCCGGAGTGATCAGCACGAAGCGATCACCCGCCGCATGGCCATCTATCGCCCATTCTGTTCCTTGGCGGCCACGCAGCAGCTTTGTCAGCTTGTATGTACTTTCGCCAATCAACTCGGCATTCTGAAACTGTATCAGCTCGTCACCAATTAATGCGGCATTTGCACCATTGAGCACTCCCAACTCACTGATTGATGCCAGGCTGCCGGAGGTCAGGATAACTTCCGCCTCATTGACATTATCCCATGTCTCAAATGTACCAGCTGGCAGATTGGTGGTGATAGCACCAAACGTGGCAGCACCATCCAGCCCAGCCAGCAAATTGAACGTATTGCCACCAGCCTCACCACCATCATCGGAACGATATACCGCCGAACCATTCCAATTCGGCCCATCGGCAGCTACGCCAATACGCAGCAAGCCTTGGTTTGGCACGGTATCGGTCGGCAATGGTGGTGCATCCACAAATTTCACCAGCGTTTCTGGTACCAGAACTGGCGGTTCAACATTGCTGCTGGTTTCGCCAGGCGGGGTGTAAAAATCGTAGCTGCTGATATCTTCCGCCACCGCATTAATCTTCATCACGCCATTGGCTTCCATATCAGTTTTCACCACCCGCATTTCGTGCGGTACATTATTCACCGTCACGGTAATAATATCAGTAGGCTCGATACGGACATATTTTGGTGGCAACCTTAGCTGAAAGCTGGTGCGTTCCTTCCATGTGCCATACAGCGTAATATCGGATATCTGCTTGGCCAGCGTTGCGCCCATCACAATCGGCAGGCTCATAGTTACCTGATCCACCGCACGCACTACTTGACGCTGTGAGGTTTGCGTGACCGGATCATAATTAAATGGCCGATCCAGATAAGTAACATTCACCCGTTGCGGTAGCTCAAGCTCCTGCGCGTAAGCAATCTCCAATACATCCTGCACACCTTTTTTCTTGGATGGAATGAGATCATCTTCAGGCACAGCCTTAACGGATTCATTACCACGCGGCACGCATTTAAGTATCCCATCGCTTTCCACGATATCGAAGAAATACGAGGTAGTGAGATATTCCAGCGCATTTCGTACTGTAATGGGCCGGTCGAGGATAAAACCCTCCACCGTATCAGTCAGGCGAGTAACATCGTAATCACTGGCGGTCAGCCCCGCTGCCTGCAGCAATTCAGCTACAATAGCACCCAGCGTGGAGTTACCCAGCTTGCCCTGTACCCAATGACCGGTAGCCCAGAGAATAGAATCCTGCCACACGCCTTCCAGATCTGGCCAAAATGAAAATGGCCTGGCATCCCACGTCCAGATAAATCGGCGTGGTACCAGACCTGAGTTGCCAGACTCCAAATTACGTTCTTCCAGGTAATCCAGCGTGGCATTGAGTGCTTCGCGCTGCGCCTGAAAATCAATGCGGCCTTTGCTGCCACGCGGGTAAAAACTCTCAGATGATGTAGGATCAAAAAATACATTCGGCTGATTAGCGCAGCCATCAACGCTGGGAAAGCCAAACTCAGTAAACCACACCGGCTTCATTTTGGCAGTCCAGCTGGTGGTGCTCATATCAGGATTAGTGTGGGTGTTAGCCCACCAATATTCTAAGTTTTTCCATGCATAGGTAGGGTCGCCGCCATAACTGGTAAGACCAGTACGATTGACCGAATCAGCATAGAAATAATCCCACCCTTCGCCTTCTTCCCAATATTGCTTGATCGTATCTTCATCAATTTGGATCTGTGGCAGATCTGGCGTAAGCGGAAAATAGCTATCAATGCCAACAAAATCGATGTTGCTGGAAGCCCAAAGCGGATCAAGATTAAACCAGCCACCAGTGCTGTGATATTCACTCCAATCCGCAGCGTAAGTCACTTTAACACCGCTACCCACCGCCGTTTTAACGGTTGCAGCCAGTGATACCAGTTGATTGACCGCAGGGTAATTGCCTGGCGTATCGGTAAAGCTGGTCATGCCCACCAGCTCCGAGCCGATCACTATGGCATCAATGTCGTTCTTCAGAAGATTGGCATAATGGGTGATAAACGCATTATAGCCATCGGTTTTGGTAAACCAGTTATTCGCATCTGTGGCATTGGCAGGCGTGATGCGGCCACGCCACGGCTTGGGGTCAGGGGTAATCTGATCCACAAATGGCATGGGATAGAGCATCACATTTAAGCCACGGCTCTGCAATTCCTGACAGAGCTGCAGCACGGTTGCATCGGAAGGCGTGCCGCCATAAGTCGGAGTTTCCGGATCGAAAAACAATACTTTCTGCGCTGTGGAACGCGTTAAGCC encodes:
- a CDS encoding DUF2793 domain-containing protein is translated as MSSTGRLQLPYIVTAQAQKEVTHNDGLNRLDAFVTPVVADIASAPPGSPTEGDLYIVGASATGDFAGEEDNLAQYLTGGWVFYTPFKWMDAFVEASDSRYAYDGSGWVPFGLIMKDTGEYLRVGHQQEDVTVDSGAFKDTTITIPNRSILLTVNVRVLTAVTGATSFDVGIAGETSKFGGSIGIGQDSTNIGIIGPTAFYSDTAVRLTANGSNFTGGVIRTTMQYLQPRGPWNW
- a CDS encoding glycoside hydrolase TIM-barrel-like domain-containing protein, producing the protein MADIVLPVVGGTVGFVLGGPSGAILGANLGSMAASTFFPTTQRVQLPTQEGPRLADLRAQTSTYGNMISKVYGTMRLAGNVIWSTDIKEVKTEKTSTQTSSGGGKGGGGGKTTTSQTTVTYEYFVTLAIAICEGPVDEVIRVWADSKVLTEDVLSASQGKYNVHLGDEEQVVDDIMAKYLAAGTIPAYRGMAYVVIEDFPLGEYGNRIPNFTFEVRRSVKFTPSVEDKVKDIVIIPGAGEFVYSTAVTSKQDGSFPGGGFVPSGDKSFINMHNYDGKADVQVAIDQLLNVLPNIEWVAVVVTWFATSTDAGACTIIPKVEFQGTTQVLPADWAVAGLTRSTAQKVLFFDPETPTYGGTPSDATVLQLCQELQSRGLNVMLYPMPFVDQITPDPKPWRGRITPANATDANNWFTKTDGYNAFITHYANLLKNDIDAIVIGSELVGMTSFTDTPGNYPAVNQLVSLAATVKTAVGSGVKVTYAADWSEYHSTGGWFNLDPLWASSNIDFVGIDSYFPLTPDLPQIQIDEDTIKQYWEEGEGWDYFYADSVNRTGLTSYGGDPTYAWKNLEYWWANTHTNPDMSTTSWTAKMKPVWFTEFGFPSVDGCANQPNVFFDPTSSESFYPRGSKGRIDFQAQREALNATLDYLEERNLESGNSGLVPRRFIWTWDARPFSFWPDLEGVWQDSILWATGHWVQGKLGNSTLGAIVAELLQAAGLTASDYDVTRLTDTVEGFILDRPITVRNALEYLTTSYFFDIVESDGILKCVPRGNESVKAVPEDDLIPSKKKGVQDVLEIAYAQELELPQRVNVTYLDRPFNYDPVTQTSQRQVVRAVDQVTMSLPIVMGATLAKQISDITLYGTWKERTSFQLRLPPKYVRIEPTDIITVTVNNVPHEMRVVKTDMEANGVMKINAVAEDISSYDFYTPPGETSSNVEPPVLVPETLVKFVDAPPLPTDTVPNQGLLRIGVAADGPNWNGSAVYRSDDGGEAGGNTFNLLAGLDGAATFGAITTNLPAGTFETWDNVNEAEVILTSGSLASISELGVLNGANAALIGDELIQFQNAELIGESTYKLTKLLRGRQGTEWAIDGHAAGDRFVLITPALYTTAIANNLIGRELYYKAVSVGNTLTTTDEEAFTYTGRNLKPFAPVHVEGSRDGSDNLTIDWIRRSRVDSEWRDGVGIPLGEESELYEVDILDGGNVVRTIEVISPTASYTAAEQTTDFGSAQSSLDVKIYQLSAVVGRGYAAEATI
- a CDS encoding YHYH domain-containing protein, translating into MFNKIMMISVMGILLLSAATATAHPGRTNSEGCHNDRKNGTYHCH